CTTTCTTTGAAGTCTACAAAGTGGTTAAATGTAAGCATGGATCGTCATGTAGCTactgggaagggagaaaggagaatcTGTGGAGCAGCACCAACCAGCAGAATTTTCTGTGATGATAGAAACATTCCACATCTATGTTGTACAACATTGTAGCCACAGGCcatatgtggctattgagcacctATAATGTAATTAGGTGAGGAACTgaatctttaaatttatttaattttaattaataaattttgtaAACTTAAATAGGCagcagagtttttgtttttgtttttgagacagagtttccctctctcacccaggctggagtgaagtggtgtgatcttggctcactacaacctccgcctctggggttcaagtgattctcctgcctcagcttcctgaggcactgggattacaggcacccaccaccatgcccagccaatttttaaatttttaatagaggtggggtttcaccatattggccaggctggtctggaactcctgacctcaggtgatccacccacctcagtctcccaaagtgctgggattataggcgtgagccaccacaccctgccagcaGCAGAGTTCTTCAGCAGTAGTTTCCATCCTGGCTACACGTTAGAAACCTTAGGGAGATGTAAATACTAATAACATCCAGATCCTACCTAGAGGGATTCTTGTTTAACTGCTCTGGGATAAGGCTCAAGcttaggtgcttttttttttttttttaagatggagtcttgctctgtcaccaggttggagtgcagtggcacaatcttggctcactgcaaccttcgcctcctgagttccagcaattcttctgcctcagcctcccaagtaactgggactacaggcatgtgccaccacgcccagctaatttttgtatctttagtagagacagggtttcaccatgttggccaggatggtcttgatctcctgacctcatgatccacctccctcagcctcccaaagtgctgggattacaggcatgagccactggcccagTGCctaggtcattttttaaaagcttccctgGGGCTTCTACTCTGCAGCCTGAAATTGAAAACCACCAgtaaggaaaaggaggaggaaaatgagggTTAAGAAagtctcggctgggcgcggtggctcaagcctgtaatcccagcactttgggaggctgaggcgggtggatcacaaggtcaagagatcgagaccatcctggtcaacatagtgaaaccccgtctctactaaaaatacaaaaaattagctgggcatggttgtgcgtgcctgtaatcccagctactcaggaggctgagacaggagaattgcctgaacccaggaggcggaggttgcggtgagccgagatcgcgccattgcactccagcctgggtaacaagagcaaaactccggctcaaaaaaaaaaaaaaagaaagtctcaaTGTATTCCTTCTCTGAACTGCTTGCATGCGGTAACTAAGCTAGTCTAGCTTTGAGTTTTACCGTGATTTTGGCAAAATGTTTCTACATGAAGATTCATGCTAATCAGTGGCACATAACTTCAGCATAGGTGACTTGGgaagccatttttcttttcccacatgacctcttctcttcttttgccAGGGTCCGTGTGAGCCAGGATGGGCAGTTTCTGCACTACATCTTTCCATATCAGTTCATGGACTCTCCTGAGTGGGAATCACTACAGCCTTCTGAGGATGGGGTGTTCCAGGTAACAGAGAGCCCCGTGGCAGCACTGCCTCACCGCATCCCACTGCAGCCCAGCAATATCCGTGCTTCCATGTTTCCCCTCCCATGTCTGTCCTTCACACCACTGCTAGCATGAAGCTACAGGTGGGGGCACTCTCCCTCTGTGGAAAGAGTGCCTGGGATCCTAGCCATAGGTGAGGTAGGGGAGGCAAATGCTGGCTCCTGGGTAGACCATGTTACTTGTATGCTTAAACTCTCCGGAAGACCCTAGTGCCACAAGATAAAAACCCACATTCCTTACTGGTAACAAGCCTTTTAGTGATCTCCAGCTACATTTCCAGCCCTCCCTCCTTCATAATTTTTGCTCATACTAGCCATGCTGAACCACTAGTAGTATTTCCCTAAACATACCACATTGATTTTCTACTCTGTCCTTGCCCTCTACTCTCCCCTCTACCTGAAACGCATTTCCCCGTCTAGATGAGACCATGGCACCGCATTTCCTCTGTGAAGCCTGTCAAGATTGACCTCACCAGTTTCCACCCAACAGCCTCGTGCTCCTGTGTGCCTGTTTTAGTCCTGTTACTTATGCTAACTGGTGCACATCTTGCTCTGTGTTCTAACAATCTggtcttctttctgtcttctgcatAGTGAACTCTGAAGTAAAAATCAAGGCTTTTCCCTCTGGAGCACAGTAGCTCAGTAAAGAATTGCTGGACTGGTTTGCCACTAGGAAACTGGTGTCTCAGAGGACTCCATGGGGCATTCACATATGTGCTCCAACACGGGTGCCTGGCTGCCTGACCCCTACTCTTATCTTTGCCAATCCTTCAGACTTTGGTCACTTTCTTTGTAGCTCTCACTTATCGAATGGCTAGCATGTGGCAGCCACTATATATCATATCGCCTCATTGATTCTCACAACTCTATGGGTTGGTTGAATATGATTATTACCCCATTTAACAActgaggaaactaaggcccaaAAACATCAAGTAATTTGCCCAGTGTCTTCAGCTAGAAAGTGGCAAAGCCAGGTTGCCTGGATCCACCATTTCTGTCCTTTATTAAAATGGGAGGGTTACCAGAAGAGTagagtttacacacacacacatgcacacacaaacacacacacacactcgtgcacacacgcatgcacacactcacCTGCCCTTTTAAGGACTACCCTGCCTGGATAGTTTGCTGGAACTGGAAACACTGGGTTCCATGTGTCGCCTACTACTTTTATCAGGGAGTCCCTCAAGCCAATGTATGAGCCAGCCCCGGAACAGACACACACCAGGCATTGCCACCTGGCAGGGCCTGCTTCTGCCCCCACCCTGACACTTGGCTCTGTGATGATGGAGTCTGAGAGGCAGTCTTGATCCCACTGCCAGGGTCACCAGCCGCAGATCCCCTTCCATCATgttccttccctgacctccctccACACACCCTCTCTAACTAGCCCAGAAACCTCCTTCAGGAACTCTCTCAGGCACATGAGAACCTCCAGAAGGGCTGAGTCAGATCCTGAGCCAGCTGGACCAGGGATCTTTCTGACACTGACATGGAGGAACAGGTGGTGGGTAAGCCGGGTGTCCTCCCCTAAATTATGCTCAAGAGGCAGGGCTGTAACCCCACATGGCCTCTCAGCCTGGAATGTAGGAATGGTCATATTTCCATATTTCtcccatttatatttttagtgtgcATCTCCTTTGGGAGCAATGACAGCCACACATTTGCTATTGGCAGTGTAAAGTCCCATTTCCTCTTTGCAAATGTCAAGTGTTATCCTAAGTTAGAGTTCATCCTGTCCTTGCCGTTTGCAACTACATAGTCTTTATTGACTGAGAGAACAATCCACAGTGACAGCCTAAATTATAATTCACGTCGTACTTAGTACAAATCAATCAGCCTTCCACCAGACCTCTCAACTATTCAATTAAATTGGAATTCGTTGTGTGTTCAGCACTGTGACACTTGTTAGTCATCAAGAACACAGCACAGGAGGGATCACACAAAAATCTTCACTGTCTTTCTAATTTGCATCCTATCTTACTGGACTGAAGTCCTATTtacatatgttatctcatttgtTTCATTCAACCAACATCTGAGGTGGATATTAAAGAAAAAGCTAAATAGTTGTCAAAACTTTACAACAGACATATCTGTATATATGGGAGAACCAATCAAGAAGCAAATTTCAGGAGGACCTTTGGGGAAGGATTTTATACAGGACATGAGAAAGTGACATTAGGGCccggtgcagtggcccacacttgtaatcccagcactttgggaggccaaggcaggtggatcatgagtttgagaccagcctggccaacacgtgaaaccccatctttactaaaaatacaaaaatttgccaggtgtgatggcagattcctagaatcccagctacttgggaggctgaggcaggagaattgcttgaatccaggaggcagatgttgcagtgagctgagatcacaccactgcactccagcatgggtgatagagcaagactccatcttggaaaaaaaaaaaaaaaaaaaaaaagagagagagaaagtgatatTAGGTTGTTTTGCAATATATAAGATTGGTCATCTTCCcttgattcatttattcacttcagtaatatttattgaaaacttagTGTATACCAGGCACTGTTAAAAGGACTTGAAATCAGTGAACAGAACAGATGACGGTCCCTCCCCTCATGCaatttacattctagtgggggaaacaaaagaggaaggggagggaatggCAGGAGAGAAAGTTGTAGAGGTGATGAGGCACCAAGATCACGTAAGGCCACAGCATATATTGTCTTTGATACAGCCAAAAGGATTTTCTAAAGGGTTGGATATAATATGTGAGAGAAAGAGGATCAAGGAATACTAAGGCTTTTGACCTAAGCAACTGGATGGATGGTGCCGCTATCAACTGAGATAAAGAAAGCTGCAGGCAGAGTTGCTTTGGCGGGACTAGGAAGGTCAGTGTTTGATGTTAGGTTTGCATCATGTGTGGAAATTTGAATGGAGACGCTGCATAGGCAATCGGATATTTAAGTCTGGAATTCAGGAATGAGATCTGGGCCTGTGGCATAAATTTGGGAGTTGGTTATATACAGATGATATTTAAAGCCATTGGGTTGCATGAGATCACCAAGGGAGTAAGTGTGGATGGAAAAGGGGATGGTTCAAGAGCAGAGCCCTAGGATACTTTAGTGGTGGGAAgttggagagaaaaagaggaagcagcAAAGGAACTCGAAAAGGAACAATCGTGAGATTGGATCATGAGTATACGGCATCCTGGGAACTAAGTGAAGACAGTGTATCAAAGAGGAGGGGGAAATGGTTGGGGTTGGATGCCATGAAAACTGACCGTCAGAATCAGCAGCTTAGAGGTCATTGGTGACCTTAACAGGAGCAGTGTTTGTAAACTCCTAGGGACAAAGTCTTATTGGTTTAAGAGAGTGAGAAGGGAGGAATTGGAGATAGTAAGTAtaaacaggtttttgtttttgttttcatgagTTTTGCTAAAACAGGAAGCAAATTAGTGGAGTGATAGCTAGCCAGGGAACTgaggtcaagaaatagaaattttatttgtaaaattttgttttattttgagatggcagAAGTTACAGCATATTTATAAGAATGCCCATAGTCTTTGGGTTTGGCTTTAAGGACATTATTGACATTCAGCTTAGCTCTTGCTCAAACACACCTGCTTCATGCTGGGTACTCTGATTTCTTGTTTGGGAATTATTCATAAGTACATCTAAGGTAAAGGCTATGGCAGATTATGACAACTATTTGCTGAACTATTAGTAATGGAcagattgtattattttatttcttatgaggcaagagagattaagtaatttatttgACATCACACAACTGATAGAGGTAAAGCTGAAACATGAAACCAGCTTCTGGCCTCCGTAATGTAGTTTAGGGCCTGACTGCAGTGCTAACAATTAGTGGGGAAAAGCTGAGAGGAGGAAATGAATAAAGCAACTGGAGGAGCGACAtagcagaaaggaaggaagagaagaggagggcAGTGGGAGATCCGGCAGGCAATGCAGGAATGAAAAGGATGGTATATAATCTCTAATAAAGAATCTTTGGAAAGCTAGCCTACCTCCAATTTGACAATTCATATAAAGTATACTTAACACAATACCTGGCAGAGTCACCTCTTGACAAATGTTAGCTGCTAACATTGTCATCATTGTCATTTCCACTGTCTCCATCCACAAGAATATATCATGAACTCTGCCAGCCCAGAGTATCAGGGTCAATCAGATTATTGAAAATTGTGTGATTCTGCACCCTTTTACTACTGTTCTAAGCATGTTTCCATTTTAACCCCAGCTTTACCACTCGTCATTATTGCAACAGGATTTATCAAGTACCTACTGCATGCCAGACACATGTTACTGCTTATTTCCCATGCAAGCGTAATTTAGCTTTGCATCATGCGCGCATAGTGAGTGCTCAGAAATTCCTAGATGAATGATCATGTGGAGAATGGGGTCCTCTTTGATTTTCTGCCCTTTAGAGTTTGTCTCCTCTGTGCCTTTTTTTCTGATGTCATTCATCAGATTCTTTTGGTTACTTGAAGTGGCCAAGTTAAGATTTTGTGGACCTGAATCCCAGGCCAGTGCTTCATCCACATGATGTAGCTTGGCATACCTTATCAGAAGATTTTTCTCAAACTGAACTTTCCAACTCGTTTTGTGTCCCTTTCCCAATATCTTatctttcctcattcttttttttttttttttttttttttttttttttttttttttttttttttgagacggagtttcgctcttgttacccaggctggagtgcaatggctcgatctcagctcaccgcaacctcccgcctcctgggttcaggcaattctcctgcctcagcctcctgagtagctgggattacaggcacgcgccaccatgcccagctaattttttgtatttttagtagagatggggtttcaccatgttgaccaggatggtctcgatctcttgacctcgtgatccacccgcctcggcctcccaaagtgctgggattacaggcttgagccaccgcgcccggccctttcctCATTCTTAAAATGAATAGTCATCAGCATTTCAACCACTCTTCAGAGCACCAGAAGgcctcttctttctctatctcaaAACCACAAGACTCAGAACCTTCTGAAGTCCTTAGTGGTATTAGCCACAGAACCACAGAATtagagatgtggaaactgaggctctaggAGGTgatgggtgagtgagtgaatggcTGACCCCAGGGCTCCCAACACAGGAAACCCCATATCAGTGCACACAAGTGAAAGTCATTCACTGGACCTCCTCAGGGCAAGGCTATGGAGGGGTACTCCCACACAGCTTCTACAGTAAAAGTACAGCTATTTGCCAAGCGACTGTATGATTCTGTGCTCAGCATGAACAAATTTTCTAGTTTAAACATTTACTATCTGCTTCTGACCCCTCTCAGGTCACTCTGACTGCTGAGACCTCATGTAGCTACATTTCCTGGCCCAGGAAAAGTCTTCACCTTCTTCTGACCAAAGAGCGATACATCTCCTGCCTCTTCTCGGCTCTGCTGGGCTATGACATCTCGGAGAAGCTCTACACTCTCAATGACAAGCTCTTTGCTAAGTTTGGGCTGCGCTTTGACATCCGCCTTCCCAGCCTCTACCATGTCCTGGGTCCCACTGCTGCAGATGCAGGACCAGAGTCTGAGAAGGGTGATGAAGAAGTCTGTGAGCCATCTGTGTACCCTCCTCAGGCCACGCCCACATCTCTCCAGCAGACACCCCCTTGTTCTCCCCCTCCAGCTGTCCCCAACCTTCCTGCACCTCCTTCCCGGGCCAGGATGTCCAGGCCCGACAGCAGCATCCTGGGTGAGGACTCCACCAGTTTGGTGCTGGAGGATTTTGAGGAGGTGTCAGGATCAGAATCGTTTATGGATTATAGGAGTGATGGGGAGTACATGAGGTGAAGGGAGAACTAACATGGGCACAGCCACCGGCTCAGGATCCTATGTAAGTACTCAGAAGGCAGCTGCCGCACATTCCTGTCAACGGCTGGCCTTAACTCAGcttgttagggaaaaaaaaaaaaaaaaaaaaaattgcttgtgGAACATCTCCTGTTAGAGGACTCACGGAATGTGGCATTAACCCAACTTTGCAGACAGCAACTCACTCCAGGCGCATGCAAGGCAtgaagtgattttaaaaactcattcatTATTAACTCTGGTTGCATTTTGGAAAGTGGGCTAGTTGATACATTGAGCAGGAAGGTAAATTGCTAAGTTTTCTTGCAAGTTTGTTCTAATAGCTGAGGCCACAGCTGGGGCTAAATGGGCTTTTATTTGTGgcatgcattttaaaagaaaaagaatgtgccAGTGTTTTAATTCCTATTCCTTGTCTTCCTGGCATAGAGTCAGTCTTGGAAAGCAGTTGTTATTTAGCCTAGACTGGGCAGGTATCTCTGTTAAAATTGCACAGTTTAAAGAGGCTTGTGATTATGGGCTAATAACTCTGGGAGGAAAATGTCCTCATCATGCTTTCCTCTCAGCCAGTGGAGAATGTGTTTGTTGATCACACAGAGTACTAGATACTGCTGGGATTAAATGTTACTGTGATCAGATAGTAATATGGCAGCCTGGCTTTCCCCAGTCACCCACATCTATGGGAGATAGGATGTACATAAATCCTGGAGGGCCTAAGAGTGCGTACAGGATTTTCCTCACAGAATTTCCCTCCCCAGAGAGTCTACAAGAAAGGCTGTGCTCAGTGGTTCCGGGAAATTGCTCTCATGTTCCCCCTGCTGCCTTCACAATGCTGTGACATTTTCCCTGGAACTCTATCCAACCATGATGTAGGTCTGAATTTCCTGAGGAAAATCCCATTGTTCCCAATTTAGAAGGCACTTCTAAGTGAGGGGGCCCCTAAGAGACCCACCATTCTTTAGAAAGCACCAATAAATTACCTGAGAAACTATCCCAGAAAGGAAGGCCTCCAGAGTACATGAAATGAATGAGTCAATGTTTGTATATTCTGAAAAACAGGTTATTTAAATGATGAAAGAGGCAACAGAGGTAGCTGATGAAAGGTTGGAGATTTGGTTTTGTAGATAGGGCGTTTACAACCCCTTGTGTTACCAGTGTCCTTAGAACCGTAGTTCAGCTGATTCTGAGGTAATTCCAAGGATAGTCTAACATCCCAGCTCACTTTGTTGAATTCCTCCAAGTTTGCATTGGCCGCTCTGATCACTCCTTTCCCTTTGTGCAGCTGTTCACCTTCCTACTCATTCATCCTGTATCTACGCATGCTTCTTATGCCCTATGGATTCCTCTGTCCAACTTGTCCGTCCACCTATACACTCTCTCTTCAGCTCAGAGCAGCTGTTTTCTCATGTTGTTCTTCCTGgtattcttctcttttcttggttctattgttctcttctttcttctccgaTTTCTTCTCAGTCCTTGATTGCCTCCATTTGCTGTTCTTTCCCCGCCCCCTTTTCttgcttgagacagggtctcactctgtcatccaggatggagtgcagtggcacagtgttggctcactgcagcctctgcagtcagaagctcaagtgatcctcccacctcagcctcccaaataatggggattacagccacatgtcactgtgcctggataatgtttaattttttttttttaatagagacaagttctccccatgttgcccaggttgttcttaaactccggggctcaaatgaccctcctgttcggtctaccaaagtgctaggattacagccatgagtaACCACACTTGGTCAGTTTGCTGCTCTTAGGTgtcccttttctttgtcttctcagTTCATTTCTCCCTCTTaacttgtcttttgttttcttctactttattGTTCATCTATTTATCTCTCCTATTACCTCCCttattcttttcttacttttttttggcCTTGCTCTATCTATTCTTCCTCATAAACACCTGTACCCCCAACTTACTAGTTTTCAATCCTAACTCTTCCAAAGATCATTTGGAAAGATCTTTAATCCTAACTCTTCCAAAGTACTTTTCCCTCTCCCTATAAAGAAAACCACTTAAGTGAAGTTGTAAAAATCCTTGGCTTTAGGAATGTTTTCTGAACATCAGGAGGCAGGCAGCATGGTACCTGAAAAGAGACCAGAACTGGGAGCCCAAAGTCCTAGCTTCTATGTCTGGCTTTGCTACTAATCTCATATGTGACTTTTTGCAAACCATACAACCTCACTAAGCCTTACTTTCTTCATTTGAGCATGTTGGACCAGCTATCCCCAGGAACACTCTTGGATTGATCTGAGAAGGCAAGGATAAGTTTTTCAAAGCAAGCAATCAGTCTGCAGTTCAGTGTACATAAGCCCCAGGACGTCTGAGTGTCCTTCAGAAAGAACTTTCTGCAATATTTCACTATGATTTCTCTGGCACCTTGGGACTCTCCTCCTCCCTTGTGGTGGTGGATCTTTCTTGCTAGAAGTTCCCTCCATTCTGTGCCTGTGAAGAATCTATCACCTACCATGTGATTACAGTGGAGATACTTTATGAGAGAGGAGATCACAGCCCAGTCCCCAGGCCCTCAACCCTGAATACATAGTATCATATGAAATACCTCTTTTCAGATTTGACCTTTTCTAAAACTCAAGATGAGAAAACTGCTGATGAAGCCCACTTTCTAAAATACTGGAATTTGCAATATGGAGAGAGTaggtttttcatgtttctttatttaagcaatagagagaaaggaaaattacgTTGTTTACATTTCAGGCCATAGAGGTTTTCAGAACAACTTGAAAACAGGATCAAATTAGCCAAACTGCTGACAGTTTTCAATATAGTCTGTGATAATGGGATAATTTAACCTCAATTCTTTTTTGGGAATTGTGTTTTGGATGTTTGGTCTGACTTATTTACCATCAAACTTGTTATAAGGCTATTACTCTAATGAATAAGCATATTCCCTTATGATTGGGAGAAATTTACTATTGTTTCTTTCATAAAGTAGGGCACCCTTCACTACCTATTTCCTGGCCCGTTAGTTATCAGAATTTTAAGCTCATTGCTATTcatcccagcacagcacttacATAACAGGCATGAAGCTGACTGAATTCTGCATCATTGGGAGTGATGTGGCCTCATCACAGTGACACCAGTGCTTGTCTCTCATACTAATCCAAGTTAAGACCAACTAAAAGTAGTCAGAGTTTCCCCTGGAGCTCCTTTTTGAAGAGACATATATTTTTTAGTCTGGTGGTACCCAAAATTGACCAAAAAATGGATACTGCTTCTCTTAACAGGCAAAAACTGTGCTGCAGGATAACGTATTCAGGCAGGGCCTTCCAGCC
The genomic region above belongs to Saimiri boliviensis isolate mSaiBol1 chromosome 8, mSaiBol1.pri, whole genome shotgun sequence and contains:
- the POPDC2 gene encoding popeye domain-containing protein 2 isoform X3, whose product is MSANSSTVGQLLLQGSACISWKQDVEGAVYHLANCLLLLGFMGGSGVYGCFYLFGFLSAGYLCCVLWGWFSACGLDIVLWSFLLALVCLLQLAHLVYRLREDTLPEEFDLLYKALYLPLQVPLQTYKEIVHCCEEQVLTLATEQTYAVEGETPINRLSLLLSGRVRVSQDGQFLHYIFPYQFMDSPEWESLQPSEDGVFQVTLTAETSCSYISWPRKSLHLLLTKERYISCLFSALLGYDISEKLYTLNDKLFAKFGLRFDIRLPSLYHVLGPTAADAGPESEKGDEEVCEPSVYPPQATPTSLQQTPPCSPPPAVPNLPAPPSRARMSRPDSSILVK
- the POPDC2 gene encoding popeye domain-containing protein 2 isoform X1, whose product is MSANSSTVGQLLLQGSACISWKQDVEGAVYHLANCLLLLGFMGGSGVYGCFYLFGFLSAGYLCCVLWGWFSACGLDIVLWSFLLALVCLLQLAHLVYRLREDTLPEEFDLLYKALYLPLQVPLQTYKEIVHCCEEQVLTLATEQTYAVEGETPINRLSLLLSGRVRVSQDGQFLHYIFPYQFMDSPEWESLQPSEDGVFQVTLTAETSCSYISWPRKSLHLLLTKERYISCLFSALLGYDISEKLYTLNDKLFAKFGLRFDIRLPSLYHVLGPTAADAGPESEKGDEEVCEPSVYPPQATPTSLQQTPPCSPPPAVPNLPAPPSRARMSRPDSSILGEDSTSLVLEDFEEVSGSESFMDYRSDGEYMR